AGGCTCGCGGCCGAGCTGGGCACGGCGGTCACCTCGATCTACTGGCACGTCGGCAACCGCGAGTCCCTGCTCGACGCCCTGGTCGAGCGGACGGTCGCGGATCTCGACACGATCCGCCCGCGCGGCGCGACCCCCGCCGACCGCCTGGTCTCGGTCGCCCGCGCGCTGCGCCGCGCCCTGCGCGAGCGCCCCCACCTGGTCGCGATGGTCCACGAACGGGGCCTGACGGAACGCATGTTCCTGCCGGCCCAGCGCGCTCTGGTCCATGAGGCGCACGCCGCGGGACTGCGCGGGGCGCACGCGGCGCGGGCCGTCCGCGCGGTGCAGTTCCAGGTCGTCGGCTATGTCCTGGTGGAGCGCAACCGGGAGCGCGCCCCGGCGCAGTCGCCGGCGGAGGAGGAGCTGTGGAGCGGCGAGGACGCCGAGTCCGACGAGGCCCTCGCCCGTGCGCTCGCCGCCCCGATCGACACCGAGCGGCTGTTCGTCGACTCGGTGCGGGCCCTGGTGGAGGGACTCCTCGCCGGGGCTCCCGGGGCCGCCGGGGAGACCGGGGACGGAGTTGTCGGCCGCGGGCCGTATTCTCAGTGACCGTGCTTGACGACCGTACGACAGCAGCGACGTGGCCGGCCGCCTACCCGCAGGGGTACGCGGTCGTCGACGTGGAGACCACCGGACTCGCCCGCGACGACCGGATAGTGTCGGCTGCCGTCTACCGGCTGGACGCCCAGGGGAACGTCGAGGACCACTGGTACACGCTCGTCAACCCCGAGCGCGATCCGGGACCCGTCTGGATCCACGGGCTCACCACCGACGTCCTGGAGGGCGCTCCGCTCTTCCCGGAGATCGCGGCGGAGTTCGCGGCCCGGCTGGACGGGCGGGTGCTCGTCGCGCACAACGCGATGTTCGACTGGCAGATGATCGCCCGGGAGTACGCGCGCGCGGAGTCGGCCGCGCCGGTGCGGCAGCGGCTGTGCACGATCGCGCTCGCCAAGGAGCTGTCGCTGCCGCTGCCGAACCACAAGCTGGAGTCGCTCGCCGCGCACTTCGGCGTGGTGCAGCAGCGCGCGCACAACGCGCTGGACGACGCGCGCGTGCTCGCGGAGGCGTTCCGGCCGAGCCTGCACGCGGCCGCCGAGCGCAACGTACGGCTGCCGCTGCTGGAGTGCCGGCCGCTGACCGAGTGGGCCGCGTCACCCGCGCAGCAGCCGCGGATCGGCCACCAGGCCGGGTACGGCTCCTCGTACCGGGCGGGCAGCTGGCGTCCCTCGCGGAAGCGGCCGCCGTGCCCGTACCCCAACCCCGGCCGGTACGAGACGGACAAACCGCTCAAGCAGGGCATGCGGGTGGCGTTCTCCGGGGACACCTCCGTCGACCGCGAGCTGCTGGAGGACCGCACGGTCGACGCCGGGCTCCATGTGGCGGGGAGCGTCTCCCGGCTCACGAGCCTCCTGGTCACCAACGACCCGGACTCCGCCACCTCCAAGACCGTCAAGGCCAAGTCCTTCGGCACGCCGGTCGTGGACGAGGCGGCGTACACCCAGTTGCTGCGGGACGTGGCCCCGGCAGACGGGTGACACCCCCGGCCCGGCGGGCGTGCCGAGCTGCGCACGCCCCGCCGGGAGCCTCACCCTGTGGCGCATGGCACGTTGTGAGGTCTGCGGAAACGATTACGGCATGTCCTTCGAGGTACACGCGCAGGGCGCGATCCATGTCTTCGACTGCTTCGCCTGCGCCATCCACCGCATGGCGCCCATCTGCGAGCACTGCCGGGTCCAGATCATCGGGCAGGGCGTCGAGGTCGACGGCAGCTGGTACTGCGGCGGCCACTGCGCCCGCGCGGAGGGAAAGGTGGGCATCGTCGACAGGGTGTGAGGGATCCGGGGCCGGGAACGGCAGGGTCCGCGGAAACGATCCCGGGCCCGTCACGCACGAGCCGCCCCCCGTGCGTACACCCCATGGACCGAGTTGTACGGTCATGGGGTGTACCGCTTCTTGTTGTCCCGGCAGTGGGTGATCCTCACCCTCATCGCCCTCGTCCTCGTCCCGACGATGATCGAGCTGGGCTTCTGGCAGTTCCACCGGCACGAGCGCCGGGTCGCCCAGAACGCCCTGATCGCGGACAGCATCGCGGCGAAGCCGCTCCCGGTCGAGGAGCTCACCTCCCCCGGCCACACGGTCCCGCGCTCCGACTACTGGCGGCCCGTCACCGCCACCGGCACCTTCGACACCACCCACGAGGTGGTCGTCCGCCGCCGCACCTCCTCCGACGAGCGGGTCGGCGTACACATCCTGAGCCCGCTGGTCCTCCGCGACGGTCGGATCGTCCTGGTCAACCGCGGCTGGGTCCCGGCCGCCGCCGACCAGCACTCCTACCCGCCGGTGCCGCCCGCCCCCAAGGGCGAGGTGACCATCACCGGCCGGCTCAAGGCCGACGAGACGACCGGCGCCAGCGGCATCAAGGACCTCAAGGGCCTGCCGGACCGTCAGGTCATGCTGATCAACAGCGGGCAGCAGGCGGAGCTGATCGGTCGCGAGGTCCTCGGCGGCTATCTGGAGCAGACCGGGCCCGAGCCCGCCGGGGACACCCCCGAGCTGATCCCCGAGCCCGACCACACGTCGATCGGCTCCCACATGGCGTACGCCGTGCAGTGGTGGCTGTTCACGGCCGGGGTACCCGTCGGCTGGGTGATCCTGGTCCGCCGCGAGAAGCGCGACCGTGCCGCCGCCGCCTCCGGCACCACGGGGAACGACACCCCGGGAACCCCCGAACGGGACCCCGAGGCGATCCAGGCCACTCCGTCCGTCTGATTGACAGGCGCCACTTCCGGGAACAGCCCAAAGCGTGACGCAACGTATCGACGACTACGCCCTCATCGGCGATCTCCAGACCGCCGCGCTCGTCGGCCGCGACGGGTCGGTCGACTGGCTGTGTCTGCCCCGCTTCGACTCGGCCGCCTGCTTCGCCGCGATCCTCGGCGACGAGGACAACGGCCACTGGCGGATCGCCCCCAAGGGCGCCACGACCTGCTCCTCGCGCAGATACGCCGAGGACTCCCTGGTCCTGGAGACCTACTGGGAGACCCGCACGGGCACGGTCAAGGTCGTCGACTTCATGCCGCAGCGGGACAGGGCCCCCGATCTGATGCGGATCGTCGAGGGCGTCAGCGGCACCGTCGAGATGGACGCCGTCCTGCGGCTCCGCTTCGACTACGGCTCGGTCGTGCCCTGGATGCGCCGCGCGGACGGCCACCGGGTCGCCGTCGCCGGGCCCGACGCGGTCTGGCTGCGCAGCGAGCCGCCGGTGAAGACCTGGGGCCAGCAGTTCTCCACCTGTTCCTCCTTCACCGTCGGCGCCGGCGAGAAGGTCGCCTTCGTGATGACCTGGCACCCCTCGCACGAGCCGCGTCCCGATCTCATCGACCCCCACACGGCCCTGGAGCAGTCCCTGGCGGACTGGCGGGAGTGGTCGGGCCGCTGCACCTACCGGGGGCCGTACCGGGAGGCGGTGCTGCGCTCGCTGATCACCCTCAAGGCCCTCACGTACGCCCCGACCGGCGGGATCATGGCCGCGCCCACCACCTCCCTGCCGGAGGAGGTCGGCGGCGTGCGGAACTGGGACTACCGCGCCTGCTGGCTCCGCGACTCCTCCCTCACCCTCGGCGCGCTGCTCGCCGCCGGATACGTCGACGAGGCGGGCGCCTGGCGGGACTGGCTGCTCCGCTCGGTCGCCGGCGACCCGGCCGACCTGCAGATCATGTACGGGCCCGCCGGGGAGCGCCGGCTCCCCGAGACCACCCTGCCGTGGCTGCGCGGCTACGCCGACTCGGCGCCGGTACGGACCGGGAACGCGGCCGTGGACCAGTTCCAGCTCGATGTGTACGGCGAGGTCATGGACTCGCTCCACCGCGCGCGTGAGGCCGGGATCCCCGCGGAGCGGCACGCCTGGAACCTGCAGCTGAGCCTGCTCGGCTTCCTGGAGTCGACCTGGCGCGAGCCCGACGAGGGACTGTGGGAGGTGCGCGGCCCCCGTCGGCACTTCACCCACTCGAAGGTGATGGCCTGGGTGGCCGCCGACCGGGCGGTGCGGACCCTGGAGGCGGACCCCTCGCTGCCGGGGGACGCGGCGCGGTGGCGGGCGATGCGGGACGAGATCCACGCGCAGGTGTGCGCCCGGTCCTACGACCCCGTGCGGAACACCTTCACCCAGTCGTACGGCTCCCAGGAGCTGGACGCCGCGACCCTGCTCATCCCCCAGGTCGGCTTCCTGCCGCCGGACGACCCCCGGGTGGTGGGCACGGTGGACGCCGTACAGGCGGAGCTGACGCACGGCGGCTACGTACGCCGCTACAGCACCGGCGCGGAGGCGGTGGACGGTCTCCCGGGCGAGGAGGGCACCTTCCTGGTCTGCTCCTTCTGGCTCGCGGACGCGCTCCGGCTCTGCGGCCGGCGCGAGGAGGCCCGCGCGCTCTTCGAACGGCTCGTGGCCCTGTGCAACGACGTGGGCCTCCTGGCGGAGGAGTACGACCCGGTGACGGACCGCCAGCTGGGCAACTTCCCGCAGGCCTTCAGCCACATCGGCCTGGTGGGCACGGCGCTCGCACTGGCAGCCGAGGATCAGGACCCGGCAGGATAGGGCCCATGGATCTTGGGATGAAGGACCGTGTGTACGTGGTGACCGGGGCGACGCGGGGGCTCGGCCGGGCCTCCGCGGAGGCGCTGCTCGCCGAGGGGGCCAAGGTGCTCGTCACCGGCCGCGACGAGAAGACCGTCGCCGAGGCCGTGGCCGAGCTGGGGCCGGGTGCGGCGGGCATCGCAGCCGACAACACCGACCCGGAGACCCCGGCGCGGCTCGTCGCCGAGGCGCGGGCGCGGTTCGGCGGCTTCGACGGCATCCTCATCAGCGTCGGCGGTCCGGCGCCCGGCTTCGCGGCCGACAACAGCGACGAGGACTGGGCCACCGCGTTCGACACCGTCTTCCTCGGGGCCGTACGACTGGCCCGCGCGGCCGCCGAGACGCTCGGCGAGGGCGGCGTCATCGGCTTCGTCCTGTCCGGCTCGGTCCACGAGCCGATCCCCGGTCTGACCATCTCCAACGGTCTGCGCCCGGGGCTCGCGGGCTTCGCGAAGTCCCTCGCCAACGACCTCGGCCCGAGCGGGGTGCGCGTCATCGGCCTGCTGCCCAGCCGGATCGACACGGACCGGGTGCGGTTCCTGGACTCGCTCTCGGGCGACGCGGACGCGACCCGCGCGGCCAACGAGGCCGCCATCCCGCTGCGCCGCTACGGGACCCCGGAGGAGTTCGGGCGGACGGCGGCGTTCCTGCTGTCGCCGGCCGCCTCGTACCTCACGGGTCTGATGCTCCCGGTGGACGGCGGGGCGCGCGCCGGGTTCTGAACCTCAGGCGACCCTGCGGGCCCGGTGCTTCACCGCCCGCAGGCGTGCCTCGGTGGGCAGCGCGGGCAGGCCGGTGGAGGTCCGCGCGTGGGCCAGGGCCCGGGTGCTGAGCGTGGTCAGGGCGGCCCCCGGGGAGGCGTGCGGCTCCAGGAGGAGCGCGACGCGGGTCCGGGGGGCGGCCCGGCGGCCGGTGAGGGAGACCCGGGCCTTGGCCACCCCGTCCTGGGCCGTGGCGTCCGCCTCCAGGACGCCCTCCAGGGCCCGGCCGCGCAGCACCGCGACCTCGCCGTCGCCGCTGTCGACGACGACCTCGGCGAGCCGGGCACGGCGGAACTGGACGAGGAGCCACCACAGCGCGAGCAGGACGACGATGCCGAGGACCGCGATGACCACCGGCCACCACCAGCCCTCGTCGCGCCAGCGCTGCCGGTCGGCGGCGGACAGCAGCACGTCCGAGGGGCCCGACCAGGGCCACCAGGACGGGACGGACAGATCGAGGGCGGCGGCGAGGACTCCCCCTCCGCCGACGACGAGCAGCAGCCCGGCGAGGCCGAGCAGGACGCGGTTGACGCGCCGGAGGACGACCGTCACCGGGGCACCTCTTCGTGGTTCATGGCTCACGCCTTCCTGGGCGGCCGGGCCACCCGTACGGTCAGCGCGGGCGGGTGGGCGAGTCCCAGCTCTTCGATGCCGGCGGCGAGGGCCGTCTCCACGTCGGCACTGACCTCGTCGAGCGCCCGGAAGTGCGAGAGGGCCCTGACCGCCACCTTGGAGCGACCCATCCGGACCCGGACGGACTGCACGCCGGAGACCTCCATGGCCCGGTCCCGCAGGGCCAGGGCCGCGGCCTCCCGGTCGAGTCCGGCCCGTACGTCCGCGTGTTCGCGGCGCATCGGGAGGACGGCGCGCAGGCCGGGGGTCAGGGCGAGGATCAGCAGCCAGAGGCCGAGGACGACCGCGACGGCCGCGCCGACGACGACCCAGGTGTCGTCGAGCGGCCGGGTCGCGAGTCCGTCGGCGAGTTCGCGCCGCCAGGCCATGGCCTGGCGGTCGGACCGGACGGCCGCCACGTCGTAGAGCAGGAGCCCGGCCCCGCCGAGGACGAGCGCCGCGAGAACCGCGGCCGGGATGCGGCGGACCGCCCAGAAGCGGCGGACCCGGCGCGCCGGGACGGCGTCGGTGGGGACGGGGACGTCGTCGGAGGGGGAACCGGGGGCCGCGTCGGGACGCGGGTCGGTGTCGCCGCGGGCCCGGGTCGGCTCGTCGCCGGGGGCGGGCCCGTGCGCGGGAGGCTGTTCGGGAGGTGTCGTCATGAGAGGCGGCCCCTCGGGGTGGAACGGCGGGTGAGCGGGGAGTGGAGGCGTTCCACCTGGACGGTGACCTCGTGGACCTCGATGCCCACGAGCTGCTCCACGCGTGCGCGTACCCGTCCCCGGACGGCGCCGCACCGGGCCCCGATGTCGGTGGGGTAGTCGAGGTCGAGGCTCACCGCGACCCGGGCGACGTCCCGGTGGACGACGACCGAGGCGTGCGGTCCGGAGCCGCCCTCGGGGACGGTGCCCACGGCCTCCCTGGCCGCCTGGGCGGCGATCTTCGCCACGACCCGGTCGGCGATCGAGGTGGCGCCCCGGTCACGCACCGGGTCCGGGGAGGCCAGGTCGGTTGCCACCCCGGGTCACCGCCGCCGGTCGCCGCGGTCGCGGCCCCGGAAGAGGTCGCCGGGTTCGAGGTCGCCGTCGAGGAAGCGGCCCGCCACGAAGCCGATCGCTCCCAAGGCCGCGACCAGCACAAACGCTCCGAAGCCGCCGAAGTATCCGGCGAAGCCGAGAGCCATGCCGGCCACCAGGCCGACCACCGCCATGCTCATTCCTGACCCCTTTCCGAGTCCTCCTGAGCCCCTGTGCCCAACCGTCGGGGCTACTGGAGCCGTGACTCCGGCTCGTCTTCCTCTTCGTCCGGCAGCTTCACGTCGCTGACCGCGATGTTGACCTCGACGACCTCGAGGCCGGTCATGCGCTCCACGGCCGCGATGACGTTCTCCCGGACGTCGCCGGTGACGTCGGCGATGGAGACGCCGTAGTCGACGACGATCTCCAGGTCGAGCGCGGTCTGCACCTCGCCGACCTCGGCCTTCACCCCGCGGGTGACGTTCGACTTGGCGCCGCCCCCGCCGGGCACCCGGTCGCGTACGGCGCCGAAGGTGCGGGAGATGCCGCTGCCCATGGCGTGGACGCCCTCGACGTCACGGGCGGCGAGTCCGGCGATCTTCTCGACGACTCCGTCCGCGATGGTGGTCCGGCCCCGGGTGGCGGGCGCGCCGCCGCCCCGCTTGGTGACCGAGGTCCGGCGCGGTTCGTCACCGCCGGACTCGGTGGAATACGTACTGTCCGTCATTACCTTTCGCCCCTTCTAGGATATTTCGGGGTTCTTCGCCCACATTAAGGGCGCTTACCCGGTCTCGCCCCGGGAATACGGCAGGCTGGGGTAATGACGACAGGTGAGGGTTGGACGGCGGCGGTGCGGGACCGCCTCGCTCCGGGCAGGCTGCTGCCCCTCGGAGCGGCGGAGGGGGCCTGGATCACCGAGCGGGCGGTGCGCGAGGTACTCGGCCGGGCCGCCTCGGCCGTACGGGGTGTGGTGCCCGGCAGACTGCGGATCGGACCGGCGGACGCGGCCGACGATCCGGAATCGGGTGCCGTGATCGTCACGGCCTCGTTCGGCGCCGTCGCCCGGCGCCCGCTGCCGGAGCTCGTCGGGGAACTGCGGGCGGCGCTGCTCACCGCCGCCGAGGACGGGCTCGGGCTGGTGGTCGGCGCGGTGGACCTCAGGGTGGCGGAGCTGCTCGACACGGCGCCGGAGCCGGACGCCGGAGCCGCTCCCCCGCCCGGGCCGACCTCGCCCGCGACGGACGACCCCGTGGCGCTCGCGGCGCTCGGCGTGACGGGAGTCGCGGCGATGACGGACACACTGGGGCCGCCGGTGCGTCGCACGCCCGACGAGGTGCGGGTGGAGGTGGCCGTGACGGCCGGGGCCCGCCCCCTGGACGTGGCGCGCGCGCTGCGCGCGACGGTGACCGCGCTCGCCCCGGAGGGCGCCGCGGTCACGGTCGTGGTGTCGGACCTGCGCTAGGGCCTGTCGTCAAAATCCCGTCGTCGCCCGGAGGGCGGCCCCGCGGCGTCTGGTGCGTGCTCTCGGTGTGCCGGGAGGAAGCCCTCGTACTGGACGTACTCGGGCTTTCGCCCGGTGCGGCGAGAGTGCGTGCCAGGCGTCGCGGGGCAGACGGGAGTTTGACGACAGGCCCTAGGGCAGGCGGCGGGCGCGGGCAGGCGTCAGTCGCCGAGGCCCGCGAGGTCGCGCAGGCGGCGGGCCTGGGCGGCGCGCTCCGCGACGCGCTGCTCCTCGTACGAGCGGCCGGAGACGCCCTGGAGGAGCGCCTTGGTCTCGGTGACCGCGTCGCGCGGCGCCGCGAGCAGGGCGGCGCCGAGGTCCCGTACCGCCGCGTCGAGCTCGTCGGCGGGGACGGACAGGTTGGCGAGACCGATGCGCTCGGCCTCCTCCGCGTGGACGAAGCGGCCGGTGGCGCAGATCTCCAGCGCGCGAGCGTAGCCGACGAGCGAGACGAGCGGGTGCGTCCCGGTCAGGTCCGGGACGAGACCCAGGCTGGTCTCGCGCATGGCGAACTGCACGTCCTCGGCGACGACCCGCAGGTCGCAGGCGAGAGCGAGCTGGAAGCCCGCGCCGATGGCGTGTCCCTGGACGGCCGCGATCGACACGAGGTCGCTGCGGCGCCACCAGGTGAACGCCTCCTGGTACTCGGCGATGACCGCGTCGAGGTCCGCGTCGGAACCACGCGCGAGATCGAGGAAGGACGGCTCTCCGTCGAAGCCCTCGGGCGTGAACGCCTGCCGGTCGAGTCCGGCGGAGAAGGACTGTCCCTCACCGCGCAGAACGACGACCCGCACGCTGCCGGGCAACGACCGGCCGGCTTCTGTCAACGCCCGCCACAGAGCGGGAGACTGAGCGTTGCGCTTCGCCGGATTGGTCAGGGTCACCGTGGCAACGGCGTCCTCGACGGTGAGCCGTACACCGTCCTTGTCGAATACGAGCTCAGAGTCGTCGAGCGTAGTCATGGGGCGCCTCCGGTTACGGTGCAGCACACTGCATGCGAAATGCTAAGTGACTGCACAGTAACCACCTGGCCGGCGCGATGGCCGACCGGGTGGCCACCGCGAGATCCGGTGGCCCGGTCGAGGCGTCCTTGTGTCAGGCCGAGGCGGCTTTCTTGCCCCGGGTCGCTCCGCCGCGTCCACGCAGCGTGACTCCGGACTCACTGAGCATCCGATGGACGAATCCGTAGGAGCGGCCCGTTTCCTCGGCCAGCGCCCGGATACTCGCACCGGAGTCGTACTTCTTCTTCAGGTCTGCCGCGAGCTTGTCGCGCGCGGCGCCGGTCACCCGGCTGCCCTTCTTCAGAGTCTCGGCCACCCGTGCCTCCTCATGGGAAGTGCGCTCTGGACTTCTCATGATCACCCCTCCCGTCCGTCCTGGCCACCCATTCGACAAGGTCCATGCCGCCGGGTTTGTGGACGAGCGCGCGATCGTCACGACCGGAAGGTCAGATTCCGCTGGGTCTGAATCCGGGCTCCGGGGCGCCCGGTGCGGGAATCAGCAGGTCAGCGAGACAGGGGGACACACGTACGGCGCGGGTCTGCCGGAAGGATTCGGCAGAGCACCGCGCCGGGGTGTACGAGACGCCCTCACTCAGATGAAGGATCACCCGTGGGCCGAATGATCCAGCCGGGCATGATCACCCGGCTCTCTCCGGGTCAGGCGAGCGCGACCAGGTCCGCGTAGTCCGGGCCCCACAGGTCCTCGACGCCGTCCGGGAGCAGGATGATCCGCTCCGGCTCCAGCGCGTCGACCGCGCCCTCGTCGTGGGTGACGAGGACGACGGCGCCCTTGTAGGTCCGCAGGGCCCCGAGGATCTCCTCGCGGCTGGCCGGGTCCAGGTTGTTGGTGGGCTCGTCGAGGAGCAGCACGTTCGCCGAGGAGACGACCAGGGTGGCCAGGGCCAGACGGGTCTTCTCGCCGCCGGAGAGCACTCCGGCAGGCTTGTCGACGTCGTCGCCGGAGAAGAGGAAGGAGCCGAGCGTCTTGCGGACCTGGACGAGGTCGAGGTCGGGCGCGGCCGAGCGCATGTTCTCCAGGACGCTGCGCTCGGGGTCGAGCGTCTCGTGCTCCTGGGCGTAGTAGCCGAGCTTGAGACCGTGGCCCGGGGTCACCTCGCCGGTGTCGGGCCTCTCGGCGCCGGCGAGCAGCCGGAGCAGCGTGGTCTTGCCCGCGCCGTTGAGGCCGAGGATGACGACGCGCGAGCCCTTGTCGATCGCGAGATCCACATCGGTGAAGATTTCGAGCGAACCGTAGGACTTGGAGAGCCCCTCGGCCGTCAGCGGGGTCTTGCCGCAGGGCGCGGGGTCGGGGAAGCGGAGCTTGGCGACCTTGTCGGAGGCGCGCACCGCCTCCAGGCCGGAGAGCAGGCGCTCGGCCCGCTTGGCCATGTTCTGCGCGGCCACGGTCTTGGTGGCCTTGGCGCGCATCTTGTCGGCCTGCGAGTTGAGGGCCGCGGCCTTCTTCTCGGCGTTCTGGCGCTCGCGCTTGCGGCGCTTCTCGTCGGCCTCGCGCTGCTGCTGGTAGAGCTTCCAGCCCATGTTGTAGACGTCGATGGTGGAGCGGTTGGCGTCCAGGTAGAAGACCTTGTTGACCACGGTCTCGACGAGGTCGACGTCGTGGGAGATCACGATGAAGCCGCCGCGGT
This sequence is a window from Streptomyces sp. NBC_00691. Protein-coding genes within it:
- a CDS encoding TetR/AcrR family transcriptional regulator, translated to MARAALSREEVLETAAALVRRHGPDALTMRRLAAELGTAVTSIYWHVGNRESLLDALVERTVADLDTIRPRGATPADRLVSVARALRRALRERPHLVAMVHERGLTERMFLPAQRALVHEAHAAGLRGAHAARAVRAVQFQVVGYVLVERNRERAPAQSPAEEELWSGEDAESDEALARALAAPIDTERLFVDSVRALVEGLLAGAPGAAGETGDGVVGRGPYSQ
- a CDS encoding ABC-F family ATP-binding cassette domain-containing protein is translated as MITASGIELRAGARVLIESASFRVAKGDRIGLVGRNGAGKTTLTKCLAGEGVPAAGQIARSGEVGYLPQDPRTGDLDVLARDRILSARGLDVLLKKMRMNEERIATGAGATREKAMRQYERQETEFLTKGGYAAEAEASTIAAALGLPDRVLGQPLHTLSGGQRRRVELARILFSDADTLLLDEPTNHLDADSIVWLRDYLKSYRGGFIVISHDVDLVETVVNKVFYLDANRSTIDVYNMGWKLYQQQREADEKRRKRERQNAEKKAAALNSQADKMRAKATKTVAAQNMAKRAERLLSGLEAVRASDKVAKLRFPDPAPCGKTPLTAEGLSKSYGSLEIFTDVDLAIDKGSRVVILGLNGAGKTTLLRLLAGAERPDTGEVTPGHGLKLGYYAQEHETLDPERSVLENMRSAAPDLDLVQVRKTLGSFLFSGDDVDKPAGVLSGGEKTRLALATLVVSSANVLLLDEPTNNLDPASREEILGALRTYKGAVVLVTHDEGAVDALEPERIILLPDGVEDLWGPDYADLVALA
- the amaP gene encoding alkaline shock response membrane anchor protein AmaP: MTVVLRRVNRVLLGLAGLLLVVGGGGVLAAALDLSVPSWWPWSGPSDVLLSAADRQRWRDEGWWWPVVIAVLGIVVLLALWWLLVQFRRARLAEVVVDSGDGEVAVLRGRALEGVLEADATAQDGVAKARVSLTGRRAAPRTRVALLLEPHASPGAALTTLSTRALAHARTSTGLPALPTEARLRAVKHRARRVA
- a CDS encoding glycoside hydrolase family 15 protein codes for the protein MTQRIDDYALIGDLQTAALVGRDGSVDWLCLPRFDSAACFAAILGDEDNGHWRIAPKGATTCSSRRYAEDSLVLETYWETRTGTVKVVDFMPQRDRAPDLMRIVEGVSGTVEMDAVLRLRFDYGSVVPWMRRADGHRVAVAGPDAVWLRSEPPVKTWGQQFSTCSSFTVGAGEKVAFVMTWHPSHEPRPDLIDPHTALEQSLADWREWSGRCTYRGPYREAVLRSLITLKALTYAPTGGIMAAPTTSLPEEVGGVRNWDYRACWLRDSSLTLGALLAAGYVDEAGAWRDWLLRSVAGDPADLQIMYGPAGERRLPETTLPWLRGYADSAPVRTGNAAVDQFQLDVYGEVMDSLHRAREAGIPAERHAWNLQLSLLGFLESTWREPDEGLWEVRGPRRHFTHSKVMAWVAADRAVRTLEADPSLPGDAARWRAMRDEIHAQVCARSYDPVRNTFTQSYGSQELDAATLLIPQVGFLPPDDPRVVGTVDAVQAELTHGGYVRRYSTGAEAVDGLPGEEGTFLVCSFWLADALRLCGRREEARALFERLVALCNDVGLLAEEYDPVTDRQLGNFPQAFSHIGLVGTALALAAEDQDPAG
- a CDS encoding SDR family oxidoreductase: MDLGMKDRVYVVTGATRGLGRASAEALLAEGAKVLVTGRDEKTVAEAVAELGPGAAGIAADNTDPETPARLVAEARARFGGFDGILISVGGPAPGFAADNSDEDWATAFDTVFLGAVRLARAAAETLGEGGVIGFVLSGSVHEPIPGLTISNGLRPGLAGFAKSLANDLGPSGVRVIGLLPSRIDTDRVRFLDSLSGDADATRAANEAAIPLRRYGTPEEFGRTAAFLLSPAASYLTGLMLPVDGGARAGF
- a CDS encoding DEDDh family exonuclease, producing MTVLDDRTTAATWPAAYPQGYAVVDVETTGLARDDRIVSAAVYRLDAQGNVEDHWYTLVNPERDPGPVWIHGLTTDVLEGAPLFPEIAAEFAARLDGRVLVAHNAMFDWQMIAREYARAESAAPVRQRLCTIALAKELSLPLPNHKLESLAAHFGVVQQRAHNALDDARVLAEAFRPSLHAAAERNVRLPLLECRPLTEWAASPAQQPRIGHQAGYGSSYRAGSWRPSRKRPPCPYPNPGRYETDKPLKQGMRVAFSGDTSVDRELLEDRTVDAGLHVAGSVSRLTSLLVTNDPDSATSKTVKAKSFGTPVVDEAAYTQLLRDVAPADG
- a CDS encoding enoyl-CoA hydratase/isomerase family protein, producing MTTLDDSELVFDKDGVRLTVEDAVATVTLTNPAKRNAQSPALWRALTEAGRSLPGSVRVVVLRGEGQSFSAGLDRQAFTPEGFDGEPSFLDLARGSDADLDAVIAEYQEAFTWWRRSDLVSIAAVQGHAIGAGFQLALACDLRVVAEDVQFAMRETSLGLVPDLTGTHPLVSLVGYARALEICATGRFVHAEEAERIGLANLSVPADELDAAVRDLGAALLAAPRDAVTETKALLQGVSGRSYEEQRVAERAAQARRLRDLAGLGD
- a CDS encoding Asp23/Gls24 family envelope stress response protein, whose product is MATDLASPDPVRDRGATSIADRVVAKIAAQAAREAVGTVPEGGSGPHASVVVHRDVARVAVSLDLDYPTDIGARCGAVRGRVRARVEQLVGIEVHEVTVQVERLHSPLTRRSTPRGRLS
- a CDS encoding SURF1 family cytochrome oxidase biogenesis protein; the encoded protein is MYRFLLSRQWVILTLIALVLVPTMIELGFWQFHRHERRVAQNALIADSIAAKPLPVEELTSPGHTVPRSDYWRPVTATGTFDTTHEVVVRRRTSSDERVGVHILSPLVLRDGRIVLVNRGWVPAAADQHSYPPVPPAPKGEVTITGRLKADETTGASGIKDLKGLPDRQVMLINSGQQAELIGREVLGGYLEQTGPEPAGDTPELIPEPDHTSIGSHMAYAVQWWLFTAGVPVGWVILVRREKRDRAAAASGTTGNDTPGTPERDPEAIQATPSV
- a CDS encoding helix-turn-helix domain-containing protein, producing MAETLKKGSRVTGAARDKLAADLKKKYDSGASIRALAEETGRSYGFVHRMLSESGVTLRGRGGATRGKKAASA
- a CDS encoding Asp23/Gls24 family envelope stress response protein, coding for MTDSTYSTESGGDEPRRTSVTKRGGGAPATRGRTTIADGVVEKIAGLAARDVEGVHAMGSGISRTFGAVRDRVPGGGGAKSNVTRGVKAEVGEVQTALDLEIVVDYGVSIADVTGDVRENVIAAVERMTGLEVVEVNIAVSDVKLPDEEEDEPESRLQ
- a CDS encoding DUF6286 domain-containing protein; protein product: MTTPPEQPPAHGPAPGDEPTRARGDTDPRPDAAPGSPSDDVPVPTDAVPARRVRRFWAVRRIPAAVLAALVLGGAGLLLYDVAAVRSDRQAMAWRRELADGLATRPLDDTWVVVGAAVAVVLGLWLLILALTPGLRAVLPMRREHADVRAGLDREAAALALRDRAMEVSGVQSVRVRMGRSKVAVRALSHFRALDEVSADVETALAAGIEELGLAHPPALTVRVARPPRKA